The following are encoded together in the Aciduricibacillus chroicocephali genome:
- a CDS encoding nucleoside deaminase translates to MNQFMKRALELAALNARDGGQPYGAVIVKENKIVAEGVNTLHKIYDISGHAELLAMRKLQEEIQTNDLSAYTMYASGEPCKMCQSAMYLAGLRDIYYSQSMEDALDHGFPEEDCLTYDKLRELAAHMKRIPLEEGQEDPMVVWENI, encoded by the coding sequence ATGAACCAATTTATGAAAAGGGCATTGGAATTGGCAGCTCTTAATGCTCGAGATGGCGGGCAACCTTATGGAGCTGTTATCGTTAAAGAGAATAAAATTGTAGCAGAAGGAGTGAATACACTCCACAAAATATATGATATAAGTGGACATGCGGAATTGTTGGCAATGCGTAAACTTCAGGAAGAAATCCAAACGAATGATTTATCAGCTTACACAATGTACGCGAGTGGAGAGCCTTGCAAGATGTGCCAAAGTGCTATGTATCTAGCCGGATTACGCGATATTTATTACTCGCAATCAATGGAGGATGCGCTGGATCATGGTTTTCCAGAAGAAGATTGTCTAACTTATGATAAATTGAGAGAATTAGCTGCTCATATGAAAAGAATTCCCTTAGAAGAAGGGCAAGAAGATCCTATGGTAGTATGGGAAAATATATAA
- the pucL gene encoding factor-independent urate hydroxylase — protein MSNSKRPIQHYGKKDVFVYRTYAKPLTVDKIPESDFTKRNNTLLGIDIQVALHGEAFLKNYTDGDNTDLIATDSMRNFIELHAAKLEYSTIDGFLTEVAKRFLEKYPQIEQVDMAGQSVNFGEVAVDQNGTIKDSGIIFRPVKTERPRAAVSVVRKGSGTEIINYTSGIQDIHMMKITGNSFYGFVQDEYTRLPEKKDRNLFIYVDMDWTYNNPEDGAVEGSAKYVPAEQVRDIAAKIFFELQNNSIQHLVYHIGLKVLERFPQLKDVSFFTNNRTWTEVADAEQGKGKVYTEPTLPYGFQAFTVTRDDLK, from the coding sequence ATGTCAAACAGCAAACGCCCAATTCAGCATTATGGTAAGAAAGATGTGTTCGTATATCGCACTTATGCGAAACCGCTCACTGTAGATAAGATTCCGGAATCTGATTTTACAAAGAGAAACAACACACTGCTTGGAATTGACATTCAAGTAGCTTTACACGGTGAAGCTTTCTTAAAGAACTATACTGATGGCGACAACACAGATCTTATTGCAACAGACTCGATGAGAAACTTTATTGAATTGCATGCGGCAAAACTTGAGTATTCAACTATTGATGGCTTTCTTACAGAAGTGGCGAAACGCTTCCTTGAAAAGTATCCGCAGATTGAGCAGGTGGATATGGCCGGCCAATCAGTGAACTTTGGTGAAGTAGCGGTTGATCAAAACGGGACGATTAAGGATAGCGGAATTATTTTCCGTCCGGTGAAGACCGAACGCCCACGTGCCGCAGTTTCTGTAGTGCGTAAAGGTAGCGGAACAGAGATCATCAACTATACTTCAGGTATTCAGGACATTCATATGATGAAAATTACAGGAAACTCCTTCTATGGCTTTGTACAAGATGAGTATACTCGTCTTCCTGAGAAGAAAGACCGTAACTTGTTCATCTATGTTGATATGGACTGGACGTATAATAACCCAGAAGATGGAGCAGTTGAAGGATCAGCCAAATATGTACCAGCTGAACAAGTTCGTGATATTGCAGCGAAGATTTTCTTCGAGCTGCAAAACAACTCAATTCAGCATCTTGTTTATCATATTGGCCTAAAGGTGCTGGAACGATTCCCTCAATTGAAAGATGTAAGCTTCTTTACGAACAACCGTACTTGGACAGAAGTTGCGGATGCAGAGCAAGGTAAAGGTAAAGTATATACTGAACCTACACTTCCGTATGGATTCCAGGCGTTCACAGTTACACGTGATGATTTGAAGTAA
- the uraH gene encoding hydroxyisourate hydrolase has translation MSLSTHVLNAANGIPAEGVKIELHSIDESGNRSLIKEVVTNDDGRVDQPILSADESKKGTYELVFHIGDYFRGRGEKLPEPAFIDVVPLRFGISDPEKHYHVPLLASPWTYSTYRGS, from the coding sequence ATGAGCTTGAGCACACACGTATTGAACGCTGCAAACGGTATTCCGGCTGAAGGTGTGAAGATTGAACTTCACAGCATTGATGAGAGTGGTAACCGCAGCCTAATCAAAGAAGTAGTTACAAATGATGATGGTCGTGTAGATCAGCCAATCTTGTCAGCTGATGAGTCGAAGAAAGGCACATATGAACTTGTTTTCCATATTGGAGACTATTTCCGTGGCCGTGGAGAGAAACTTCCTGAGCCTGCGTTCATCGATGTAGTACCTTTGCGTTTCGGTATTTCAGATCCTGAAAAGCATTACCATGTACCACTTTTGGCTTCTCCTTGGACATACAGCACTTACCGCGGAAGCTGA
- a CDS encoding sugar phosphate isomerase/epimerase family protein, producing MKKGFSDAMFVPKWSTKKFLELSGKAGFDGVELNFRENGGDLTDDTTLADAREIADMAKSYGLEIPSITTSHHNVYAISAGDQKLRQRGIDIARKMMEFAAAMDCPVIQVVPGVPYVDTPYQKGYELAQEALRELGDEAKSLGVTIGLENVCNNFLHSPLEFSRFLNEINHPNVKFYLDNGNALKTGFPEHYMELMGDQLCCVHFKDYRIKSNDNVALLDGDIDWISQMEWLKKVNYDGYVINTPATPFTYCQERLVEQSAQDLKAVLGLLEKVENPS from the coding sequence ATGAAAAAAGGTTTTAGCGACGCGATGTTCGTCCCAAAGTGGAGTACGAAAAAGTTTCTTGAACTGTCCGGCAAAGCTGGCTTTGATGGAGTAGAACTGAATTTCCGTGAAAACGGCGGGGATCTTACTGACGATACAACCCTTGCAGACGCTAGAGAGATTGCTGATATGGCAAAAAGCTACGGTCTTGAAATACCTTCCATCACGACGAGTCATCATAATGTATATGCGATTTCTGCAGGCGATCAGAAACTGCGCCAACGAGGCATTGACATTGCACGTAAGATGATGGAATTTGCTGCTGCGATGGACTGCCCAGTTATTCAAGTAGTACCTGGTGTTCCTTATGTTGACACACCGTATCAGAAAGGCTATGAATTGGCCCAGGAAGCACTTCGTGAACTAGGTGATGAAGCGAAATCCTTAGGTGTAACAATCGGTCTTGAGAACGTGTGCAACAACTTCTTGCACAGCCCACTAGAATTTTCCCGCTTCCTCAATGAAATCAACCATCCGAATGTGAAATTCTATCTCGATAATGGGAACGCTCTGAAAACTGGTTTCCCTGAACACTACATGGAATTAATGGGCGATCAGCTCTGCTGTGTCCACTTCAAAGATTACCGTATTAAATCAAACGATAATGTCGCACTATTGGACGGCGATATTGACTGGATTTCCCAAATGGAATGGCTTAAAAAGGTTAATTACGATGGTTATGTCATCAACACACCTGCTACACCATTTACTTATTGCCAAGAAAGACTTGTTGAGCAGTCTGCACAGGACTTGAAGGCCGTACTGGGTCTACTTGAAAAAGTTGAAAATCCATCCTAA
- the pucL gene encoding factor-independent urate hydroxylase, with the protein MPSTSSLHGQVTGNASSTDRPTMHYGKKDVFVYRTYAKPLTVNKQIPESNFQERKNTLFGVDVQVALHGEGFLKNYTDGDNSTCVATDTMRNFIELSGGKIEYSTIDGFLAETAKGFLKQWPHIEQVDLAGQSVEFDDVPVEKNGKIENSGIMFRPRKTERPRASVSVRRNGDDFEIVNHISGITDVHLMKITGSSFKGFIQDEYTKLPEKEDRNLFIYVDIDWTYNNPEDGASLDTSNYVPAEQIRDIAATIFHELNDQSIQHLVYQIGLRILERFPQLKDVSYYTNNRTLSEVAPTDDGKGKVYTEPTLPYGFQAFTVTRDDLK; encoded by the coding sequence ATGCCAAGCACTTCTTCATTGCACGGCCAAGTAACAGGAAACGCGTCTTCTACAGACCGCCCAACAATGCACTACGGTAAGAAGGACGTATTCGTATACCGTACATACGCAAAACCATTGACAGTTAACAAGCAAATCCCTGAATCTAACTTCCAGGAAAGAAAAAATACACTTTTCGGTGTAGACGTACAAGTTGCGTTGCACGGTGAAGGATTCCTTAAAAACTACACAGACGGTGACAACTCTACATGTGTTGCTACAGACACAATGAGAAACTTCATCGAGCTTTCTGGTGGTAAAATCGAATACTCTACAATCGATGGTTTCCTTGCTGAAACTGCTAAAGGTTTCTTGAAGCAGTGGCCACACATCGAACAGGTTGACCTTGCTGGCCAGTCTGTAGAATTTGATGATGTACCAGTTGAAAAGAACGGCAAAATCGAAAACAGCGGCATCATGTTCCGCCCACGTAAAACTGAGCGTCCACGTGCATCTGTTTCTGTTCGCCGCAATGGTGACGATTTCGAAATCGTAAACCACATTTCTGGTATCACTGATGTTCACTTGATGAAGATCACTGGAAGCTCATTCAAAGGCTTCATTCAGGACGAGTACACAAAACTTCCTGAAAAAGAAGATCGTAACCTATTCATCTATGTTGATATCGACTGGACTTACAACAACCCTGAAGACGGTGCAAGCCTTGATACTTCAAACTACGTACCTGCTGAGCAGATCCGTGACATCGCTGCTACAATCTTCCATGAGTTGAACGACCAGTCTATCCAGCACTTGGTTTACCAAATCGGTCTTCGCATCCTTGAGCGTTTCCCGCAGCTTAAAGATGTAAGCTACTACACTAACAACCGTACACTTAGCGAAGTTGCGCCAACTGATGATGGCAAAGGTAAAGTATACACTGAGCCAACACTTCCATACGGCTTCCAGGCGTTCACAGTTACTCGTGACGACCTTAAGTAA
- the pucL gene encoding factor-independent urate hydroxylase, with translation MPSTASLHGQATGNASTTNRPTMHYGKKDVFVYRTYAKPLKANKQIPESNFQERKNVLFGVDVQVALHGQEFLKNYTDGDNSTCVATDSMRNFIELSGGKIEFSTIDGFLVETAKGFLKQWPHIEQVDLAGQSVEFDDVPVEKNGVIENSGIMFRPRKTERPRASVSVRRNGDNFEVVNHVSGITDVHLMKITGSSFKDFIQDEYTKLPEKEDRNLFIYVDIDWTYNNPEDGANLDTSNYVPAEQIRDIAATVFHELNDQSIQHLVYVIGQRILERFPQLKDVSYYTNNRTLSEVAEASNGQGKVYTEPTLPYGFQAFTVTRDDL, from the coding sequence ATGCCAAGTACAGCTTCTTTGCACGGTCAAGCAACAGGAAACGCATCTACAACGAATCGTCCAACAATGCATTATGGTAAGAAGGACGTTTTCGTATATCGCACATATGCAAAACCATTGAAGGCAAACAAACAGATTCCTGAGTCCAACTTCCAGGAAAGAAAGAACGTTCTTTTCGGAGTGGACGTGCAAGTTGCGCTACATGGCCAGGAATTCCTTAAAAACTATACAGACGGTGACAACTCTACATGTGTTGCGACTGACTCCATGAGAAACTTCATCGAGCTTTCAGGCGGCAAGATCGAGTTCTCAACAATCGACGGTTTCCTCGTTGAAACGGCTAAAGGCTTCTTGAAGCAGTGGCCACATATCGAACAGGTTGACCTTGCTGGCCAGTCTGTAGAATTCGATGATGTACCAGTTGAAAAGAACGGCGTCATCGAGAACAGCGGCATCATGTTCCGCCCACGCAAGACTGAGCGCCCACGTGCATCAGTATCTGTTCGCCGCAACGGTGACAACTTCGAGGTCGTGAACCATGTATCCGGTATTACAGATGTTCACTTGATGAAGATCACTGGAAGCTCCTTCAAGGACTTCATCCAGGATGAGTACACGAAGCTTCCTGAAAAAGAAGACCGTAACCTATTCATCTATGTTGATATCGACTGGACTTACAACAACCCTGAAGACGGTGCGAACCTTGACACGTCCAACTACGTGCCGGCTGAGCAGATCCGTGACATCGCGGCTACAGTCTTCCACGAGTTGAACGACCAGTCCATCCAGCATCTTGTATACGTAATCGGTCAGCGCATCCTTGAGCGTTTCCCACAGCTTAAAGATGTAAGCTACTACACAAACAACCGTACGCTTAGCGAAGTTGCTGAAGCATCCAACGGACAGGGCAAAGTATACACTGAGCCAACACTTCCATACGGTTTCCAGGCGTTCACAGTTACTCGTGACGATCTCTAA
- the pucL gene encoding factor-independent urate hydroxylase, whose translation MPSTASLHGQVTGNASSTDRPTMHYGKKDVFVYRTYAKPLKANKQIPESNFQERKNTLFGVDVQVALHGEAFLKNYTDGDNSTCVATDTMRNYIELSGGKIEYSTIDGFLVETAKGFLKQWPHIEQVDLAGQSVEFDDVPVEKNGKIENSGIMFRPRKTERPRASVSVRRNGDNFEIVNHVSGITDIHLMKITGSSFKGFIQDEYTKLPEKEDRNLFIYVDIDWTYNNFEDGANLDTSNYVPAEQIRDIAATVFHELNDQSIQHLVYQIGLRILERFPQLKDVSYYTNNRTLSEVAPADNGKGKVYTEPTLPYGFQAFTVTRDDLKK comes from the coding sequence ATGCCAAGCACAGCTTCTTTGCACGGTCAAGTAACAGGAAACGCGTCTTCTACAGACCGCCCAACAATGCACTACGGTAAGAAAGATGTATTCGTATACCGTACATATGCAAAACCTTTGAAAGCTAACAAGCAGATCCCTGAATCTAACTTCCAGGAAAGAAAAAATACACTTTTCGGTGTGGACGTACAAGTTGCGTTGCACGGTGAAGCATTCCTTAAAAACTACACAGACGGTGACAACTCTACATGTGTTGCTACAGACACAATGAGAAACTACATCGAACTATCTGGTGGTAAAATCGAATATTCTACAATCGATGGTTTCCTAGTTGAAACTGCTAAAGGTTTCTTGAAGCAGTGGCCACACATCGAGCAGGTTGACCTTGCTGGCCAGTCTGTAGAATTTGATGATGTACCAGTTGAAAAGAACGGCAAAATCGAAAACAGCGGCATCATGTTCCGCCCACGCAAAACTGAGCGCCCACGTGCATCTGTTTCTGTTCGCCGCAACGGTGACAATTTTGAAATCGTAAACCATGTATCTGGTATTACTGATATCCACTTGATGAAGATCACTGGAAGCTCATTCAAAGGCTTCATTCAGGACGAGTACACAAAACTTCCTGAAAAAGAAGATCGTAACCTATTCATCTATGTTGATATCGACTGGACTTACAACAACTTCGAAGACGGTGCGAACCTTGATACTTCAAACTACGTACCTGCTGAGCAGATCCGTGACATCGCGGCAACTGTTTTCCATGAGTTGAACGACCAGTCTATCCAGCACTTGGTTTACCAGATCGGTCTACGCATCCTTGAGCGTTTCCCACAGCTTAAAGATGTAAGCTACTACACTAACAACCGTACGCTCAGCGAAGTTGCACCTGCTGACAACGGAAAAGGTAAAGTATACACTGAGCCAACACTTCCATACGGCTTCCAGGCGTTCACAGTTACTCGTGACGACCTTAAGAAGTAA
- a CDS encoding nucleobase:cation symporter-2 family protein yields the protein MSKVDEKLGFGQSTILGFQHVAVMYGGAVVVPILIGSAVGLTKEQLVFLISYDLLTCGIATLIQALGIGKLFGIKLPALMAISFVVVGPAISIGKLYGIQGIFGAVIVSGLIVTLLSQFATKLVKYFPPIVTGSVVLIIGVTLMPVAMANAAGGNGAADFGSGKNLGVAAFTFVAFLLLNHFGKGFMKNVAVLIALVAGTVFASFFGMVDPTVVKDAAWFTAVKPFHFGFPTFHLSAILTMTLIGIIIMVESTGVFFALGEVADRKVTGEDVKRGLRAEGIAAVFSGMFNSFNHSTFSQNVGLVLLTKVVSRYVVATGGVILIIIGLVPKIAAVTTMIPSAVLGGAMVPMFGMLLSAAIRMIMKDDLSKASNQLVIGVGVGVGLACAGAPEAFKNFSDTGKLLLESGPVMGAAATFLLNWWLNGPSDHAEIKEENVTLQNTQTAEHSA from the coding sequence ATGAGCAAAGTTGATGAAAAACTTGGCTTTGGCCAATCTACTATTCTTGGGTTCCAACACGTAGCAGTCATGTATGGCGGAGCGGTAGTTGTTCCAATCTTAATCGGTTCAGCAGTTGGGCTGACTAAGGAACAGCTTGTATTCCTAATTTCATATGACTTATTAACTTGTGGTATTGCTACTTTAATCCAAGCACTCGGTATTGGGAAGTTGTTCGGTATTAAATTGCCTGCATTAATGGCCATTTCCTTTGTTGTTGTAGGACCGGCAATATCGATAGGTAAGCTTTACGGTATACAAGGTATATTTGGAGCTGTTATTGTTTCAGGTTTAATTGTAACCCTTTTATCTCAGTTCGCTACGAAACTAGTTAAGTATTTCCCGCCAATTGTCACAGGTAGTGTTGTTCTGATCATCGGTGTAACCCTGATGCCAGTTGCAATGGCAAATGCAGCAGGTGGTAACGGTGCTGCTGACTTTGGTAGTGGAAAGAACCTTGGAGTGGCAGCGTTTACATTCGTTGCATTCCTCCTATTGAATCACTTTGGTAAAGGTTTCATGAAAAACGTTGCAGTTCTTATTGCACTAGTTGCAGGTACAGTATTTGCTTCGTTCTTCGGCATGGTTGACCCGACAGTTGTAAAAGATGCTGCATGGTTCACAGCAGTTAAACCATTCCACTTTGGTTTCCCGACATTCCATTTGTCAGCGATTCTGACAATGACTTTAATTGGTATTATTATTATGGTTGAGAGTACAGGTGTATTCTTCGCTCTCGGTGAAGTTGCAGATAGGAAAGTAACTGGAGAAGATGTTAAGAGAGGTTTGCGTGCTGAAGGTATTGCAGCTGTATTCAGTGGTATGTTCAACTCATTCAACCATTCAACATTCTCTCAAAACGTTGGACTTGTATTGCTTACAAAGGTAGTAAGTCGCTATGTAGTCGCTACTGGTGGTGTTATTTTGATCATCATCGGTCTTGTGCCTAAAATTGCAGCCGTAACAACGATGATTCCATCTGCTGTACTTGGTGGAGCTATGGTGCCAATGTTCGGTATGCTCTTGTCAGCAGCAATTCGGATGATTATGAAAGATGATCTTTCTAAGGCGTCCAACCAGCTTGTTATTGGTGTTGGTGTTGGTGTTGGACTTGCATGCGCAGGAGCTCCAGAAGCATTCAAGAACTTCAGTGATACTGGAAAGCTTCTTCTTGAAAGTGGTCCGGTTATGGGGGCAGCAGCAACCTTCCTATTGAACTGGTGGTTGAATGGTCCAAGTGATCACGCTGAGATTAAAGAAGAAAATGTAACTTTGCAAAATACTCAAACGGCTGAACATTCTGCTTAA
- the pucL gene encoding factor-independent urate hydroxylase: protein MPSTANLHGQITGNASSAKRPTMHYGKKDVFVYRTYAKPLKANKQIPESNFQERKNVLFGVDVQVALHGEAFLKNYTEGDNTDLVATDSMRNFIELSGGKIEYSTIDGFLFETAKGFLKQWPQIEQVDLAGQSVEFDDVAVEKDGKIENSGIMFRPRHTERPRASVSVRRNGDDFEIVNHISGITDIHLMKITGSAFKGFVQDEYTQLPEKEDRNLFIYVDIDWTYNNPEDGANLDTSNYVPAEQIRDIAATVFHELKNNSIQHLVYHIGLRILERFPQLKDVTYYTNNRTLKEVSDTVDGKGMVYTEPTLPYGFQAFTVTRDDLK, encoded by the coding sequence ATGCCAAGCACAGCTAATTTGCACGGCCAGATTACAGGTAACGCTTCTTCAGCTAAGCGCCCAACAATGCACTACGGTAAGAAGGACGTATTCGTATATCGCACATACGCAAAACCATTGAAAGCAAACAAGCAGATTCCTGAGTCCAACTTCCAGGAAAGAAAGAACGTTCTTTTCGGAGTGGACGTACAAGTTGCATTGCACGGTGAAGCTTTCCTAAAGAACTATACAGAAGGCGACAATACTGATCTTGTTGCAACTGACTCAATGAGAAACTTCATCGAGCTTTCAGGTGGTAAAATCGAGTACTCTACAATTGATGGTTTTCTTTTCGAAACTGCTAAAGGTTTCTTGAAGCAATGGCCACAAATCGAGCAGGTTGATCTTGCAGGCCAGTCTGTAGAATTTGATGATGTTGCTGTAGAAAAGGACGGCAAGATTGAGAACAGCGGTATCATGTTCCGCCCACGTCATACTGAGCGCCCACGTGCATCTGTTTCTGTTCGCCGCAATGGTGATGATTTCGAAATCGTAAACCATATTTCTGGTATTACTGACATTCACTTGATGAAAATCACAGGAAGTGCTTTCAAAGGCTTCGTTCAGGATGAATACACTCAGCTTCCTGAAAAAGAAGACCGTAACCTATTCATCTATGTTGACATCGACTGGACTTACAACAACCCTGAAGACGGTGCGAACCTTGACACGTCCAACTACGTGCCGGCTGAGCAGATCCGAGACATCGCGGCTACTGTCTTCCATGAGTTGAAAAACAACTCTATCCAGCACTTGGTTTACCATATTGGTCTTCGCATCCTTGAGCGCTTCCCACAGCTTAAAGATGTAACTTACTATACTAACAACCGTACACTTAAAGAAGTATCAGATACTGTTGATGGAAAAGGCATGGTTTACACTGAGCCAACTCTTCCATACGGCTTCCAGGCATTCACAGTTACACGCGATGATTTGAAGTAA
- the uraD gene encoding 2-oxo-4-hydroxy-4-carboxy-5-ureidoimidazoline decarboxylase: protein MAYTLEELNQKDQQGFVDAIGSIWEHSPWVSEQAWGKRPFSSVDELFNAMETEVDEAPMQKKLDLLNAHPDLGGRVKMTDESVQEQKGAGLDQLSPEEHAEFLDLNKQYTEKFGFPFIIAVKGHNKDSIKAAMQERVKNDRDTELETALKEIYKIARFRLDDLVEAA from the coding sequence ATGGCATACACTTTGGAAGAATTGAATCAGAAAGATCAGCAAGGATTCGTTGATGCAATCGGCTCAATTTGGGAGCACTCTCCTTGGGTTTCAGAACAAGCTTGGGGCAAGCGTCCATTCTCTTCTGTAGATGAGTTGTTCAACGCAATGGAAACAGAAGTAGATGAAGCTCCGATGCAGAAGAAACTTGATCTATTGAACGCTCACCCAGACTTGGGTGGTAGAGTAAAAATGACAGACGAATCTGTGCAGGAACAAAAAGGTGCAGGCCTTGACCAGTTGTCTCCGGAAGAGCATGCAGAGTTCCTTGATTTGAATAAGCAGTACACAGAAAAGTTCGGCTTCCCGTTCATCATTGCAGTTAAAGGACACAACAAAGATAGCATCAAAGCTGCTATGCAAGAGCGTGTCAAAAATGACCGTGACACTGAACTAGAAACTGCACTGAAGGAAATCTACAAAATAGCTCGTTTCCGTTTGGACGATCTGGTTGAAGCTGCATAA
- a CDS encoding PucR family transcriptional regulator: MKLKTVNDLFILEGMEEATVLAGHRGLTRPVQFVNISDAPDIIEFSDENHLLLTTAYAFKDDPQKLCDLIRQMNALNCSGLVIKMKRFLLELPEEVRLLANELSFPIIDLPMEYTLGEVSYHILNFLNNHKAEQLYYALHVHNEFSDMLIKGFSLPSIVEQLGYFLKRPVLLLNHRGEKLAYGHDFRKASMKQAEEEIISKIRENLAAAREGTSFNIPSDLEKTVKTFPIQTQRQHPAILIIINAQSLPYPSSQLAIEQACNVISFTLIKEQAIEENARLYKNNFFADLIEGRINSENEILSRCDYYGLKGDLKTICIVCNIDPADDDYTSLHNHEKMVSELHNSIYDLLEDEMIHMDLIGTLFTKEKYFVLLLQFEEYTDNEMQLIKTFLEKAQSHIEADCTLSFGISNQVHSPKSIPVAYHEAVEAINSGYDLKMNGFIRFYKVREIKELLSMIPMNNLRELYESTLKTLAYPKSKEDEELLKTIQVFLDSQCEISETSRKLYIHRNTVKYRIEKTEAITELSFQDPSDSLRVRVALLIGSLLDVPRK; the protein is encoded by the coding sequence ATGAAGTTAAAAACAGTTAACGATCTGTTTATTCTGGAAGGCATGGAAGAAGCGACTGTTCTTGCAGGTCACCGTGGCCTCACCCGCCCTGTGCAATTCGTCAACATCTCCGACGCCCCTGACATCATCGAATTCTCAGACGAGAACCACCTGCTTCTCACAACAGCTTACGCCTTCAAAGACGATCCTCAGAAGCTTTGTGATCTAATCAGGCAAATGAACGCTCTGAATTGTTCAGGTCTTGTCATTAAGATGAAGCGTTTCCTGTTGGAGCTGCCGGAGGAAGTAAGACTGTTGGCGAACGAACTATCTTTTCCGATTATCGATTTGCCAATGGAGTACACGCTCGGGGAAGTTTCCTATCATATTCTTAACTTCCTTAACAACCATAAGGCTGAACAGCTCTATTATGCTCTTCATGTTCATAACGAATTCTCAGATATGCTCATTAAAGGTTTCAGCCTACCATCAATTGTTGAGCAGCTTGGCTACTTCCTGAAGAGACCAGTTCTGCTTTTGAACCACCGTGGTGAGAAACTTGCATACGGGCATGACTTCCGCAAGGCTTCAATGAAACAGGCAGAAGAAGAGATCATATCCAAAATCCGCGAGAATCTAGCAGCTGCCAGAGAAGGAACAAGTTTTAATATTCCATCGGATCTGGAGAAGACAGTCAAAACATTCCCCATCCAGACACAACGCCAGCATCCGGCTATTCTAATCATCATAAATGCCCAGTCATTGCCATATCCTTCTTCTCAGTTGGCAATTGAGCAGGCATGTAATGTTATTTCATTTACTCTCATTAAAGAGCAGGCAATTGAGGAAAATGCCCGCCTCTATAAAAACAACTTCTTCGCAGACCTTATTGAGGGAAGAATTAATTCGGAGAACGAGATTTTGAGCCGCTGTGATTATTACGGATTAAAAGGTGATCTCAAAACAATATGCATTGTCTGCAATATTGATCCAGCTGATGATGACTACACTAGCCTGCACAATCACGAAAAAATGGTCAGTGAACTTCATAACAGCATTTATGACCTTCTGGAAGACGAGATGATTCATATGGATCTCATCGGTACTCTCTTCACAAAAGAGAAATACTTTGTTCTTCTCCTTCAGTTTGAAGAGTATACGGATAATGAGATGCAACTGATCAAAACATTTCTTGAAAAGGCCCAAAGCCATATCGAAGCTGATTGCACATTATCATTTGGTATTAGCAATCAAGTACACTCTCCAAAGAGTATACCTGTTGCCTATCATGAAGCTGTCGAGGCAATCAATAGCGGTTATGATTTGAAGATGAATGGCTTTATCCGCTTCTACAAGGTACGGGAAATCAAGGAACTTTTGAGTATGATTCCTATGAACAATTTGCGGGAATTGTATGAGAGTACACTCAAGACTCTCGCCTATCCTAAATCAAAAGAAGACGAGGAACTTCTTAAGACTATTCAAGTCTTCCTTGATTCACAATGCGAGATTTCCGAGACTTCCAGAAAATTATACATTCACCGAAACACCGTAAAATATCGAATTGAAAAAACAGAAGCCATTACTGAACTTTCTTTCCAGGATCCTTCCGATTCACTTCGCGTAAGGGTAGCACTCCTAATCGGTTCTTTGCTTGATGTACCGCGTAAATAA